A segment of the Aureliella helgolandensis genome:
AACCGACAATTCGGGTAAGTTTGATATCCGTATTTACAAGGACATCGGAAGATGAGTAACGCAATGAAACATTCGCTAGAAGCCGCTGCACCAATCAGTCCAGAATTGCGGACGCGATTTTTAGCTTGGACGATTGCCATCGCCAGTTCACTCACGGCGACTGGCGCTGTTAACTTGCGGCCCTCGGCCGCATGGGGCCAAGATGAGTCAGGCAAGGCGGTTCAAAAGGAAGCCAACACAAAAACGGAGTCTGAGGACAAGAACACGTCAACTCTGACGCGTGCTGAGTTCAATGAGCTTCGGCAGGCAGGTAAACTTGCAGAGTTGGGGGAACGCATTGATGCATCACTTCAGCAGTCCCCTGGCGACACAAATTTGCTGAGCATGAACCTGTCGTACTCCATGTCGATTGCCAACGCCAATCCGCAACAAGCAGTGGAAAGATTCTCCAATTTGATCGACTCGATCCTCGAGCGAGATGAACTTGGAATCGTTACGGCAACCTACTTGGTCAATGCCGCCAATTATTTTGTCGCGATTCCTTCGGATTTAACCGCCGAAGAAAAAGATGCAAAGTTGCAGCAAGTCTTGAGCAAACTGATGGCCTCCCCCAAGGATGTCAGCTCCCAAGTCCAGGCCTTGATTACGGCTCGTAGTCGATTTCTCATACGAGAAGGCAAGGCGTCGGAAGCCAAAGACGCGCTGGATGTGCTACTAGCGCAAGCCCGCGAGAAGCTTAGCGACGACACCGAGGCTTCTCTCAAGAACTACATCTCAATCAGTAGTGTCTACGCTTCAACACTCGGCGAAGACTTTCCCGAGGAAGCACAAGCCGCGATGCTGGCCGCATCTTCCAATCTGGCCGAGCGACTTGCGCAACCAACAGCGACGGTAGCTGATATCGAGATGCTCTATCAATTGACCTCGCCCCGTATTGCCAGCGCGTCCTACACGCAACCCAAGGTTGCTGACCAGTTGCTGAAGCAGGTAGAAGGGGCGATCGAATCCTTTCCAGATCCCAGTGAAGCAGACACCAAGCAGCTACAGTCCATTGCCAAAAAAGTCAATTCGCTACGTTCGCGGGTCGACGGTGCTTTGAAGCGGGATGCTTTGATTGGAATCGATGCTCCAGATTTCGAGGCCGAAGCGTTTGTGGGTACCGACCCATTCTCACTAGCTGATGTGCGTGGCAAAGTTGTACTCATCGACTTTTGGGCCGTGTGGTGCGGTCCCTGCATCGCCACTTTTCCACATCTCATCGAATGGCAGTCAGAATTTGGTGATCAAGGACTCGTGATCGTAGGTGCCACTCGCCAATACAACTACGAGTGGGACGACGAAGCGGGCAAGGCAGTCCGTTCCAAGAAGGAAGTTGATTTAGAAGACGAGGTCGCCATGCTTGAAAAATTTCGTGAACACCATCATCTAACCCATGGATTCATCGTCACTCCGGCTAACGGTTCCTTCTCGGCCAGCTATGCCGTATCGGGAATTCCTCAAGCCGTCTTAATTGACAAGCAAGGCAAGGTTCAAATGATTCGCGTTGGATCCGGCGAGGCCAACGCCCGAGCGCTGCATGAAAAAATCCAAGAGTTACTCGCGGAATAAGCTGCAGCCGTGTGCTGCAGATGCACTATTGAACGCAAGACTCTTGCACCGAATTCAAGAGGTCAATCCCGCTAGCTCCGTTGCCCGTTTCACACGGGCAATGGCTAGCACGAAAGCGGCCGTTCTCAGGTCAATCTCTCGTGCGACCGATTCCTGCCAAACCTGCTCAAAGGCATCGCTGAGAGTTCGGTCAAGCTCTTGCCGCACGCGATCTAGACTCCACCGATAGTGTTGGCGATTCTGCACCCACTCAAAGTAACTGACCGTGACCCCACCGGCGTTCACTAGGATGTCGGGCAACACGGTTACCCCCGCCTCGCGGAGCGCAGCGTCAGCCGAGGGGAGCGTCGGACCATTGGCGGCTTCGATAATCAATTTAGCCTTGATTTTATCGACATTTCCTTCGTGAATCACGCCACCCAACGCGGCTGGAATCAACACGTCCACGTCCAAGGTAAGTAGATCATCAGCAGGCAGAAGTTCTGCCGCTCGATAACCGTTCAACGAACCTCTGTCGAGCAGATGCCGCAGTACGGCTGGAATATCTAGGCCATCAGGATTGTAATAGCAACCACTGATGTCGCTCACAGCCACGATAGGCAGAGTTGCTTCGTGCAGGAACTTTGCAGCATGCGAACCTACATTTCCAAATCCTTGGATCGCGGTACGACACGACTCGGCCCGCATTCCCATCCGTTTTAGGGATTTGAGCGTGAGGATACCAACCCCTCTGCCCGTAGCCTCCTCGCGTCCCTTGGCGCCATACTCTTCCACCGGCTTTCCCGTAATGACTGCAGGATTGAAACCGTGGTATTTCTCCCATTGATTGCGGATCCAAGACATCTCTTCGAAGCTGGTCCCCATATCGGGCGCAGGGATATCGGTGTCGGGCCCGATAATGTCATGAATCCCATCCACGAAGGCACGGGTCATGCGTTCGATTTCCTTACGGGAAAGACTTTTGGGATCCACCGAGATTCCCCCCTTGGCTCCGCCGTAGGGGATGTTGACCACTGCGGTCTTCCAAGTCATCAAACTGGCTAGCGAGCGGACTTCGTCGATATCAACCTCGGGGTGATACCGCAGCCCGCCCTTCATCGGACCTCGCGAATTATTATGTTGCACGCGATAGCCAAGGTGAGTCTGTACCTCGCCTGTATCCGTTTCGAACGCAACCTGTACGATCACCTCGCGTTTCGGGGTTAACAACAGCTTCCGCATACTATCGGTCAAACCGAGCTGCTCTGCTGCTTGTTGGAAGTAAAACTCCGTTGCTTGACTAGCCTTCACAATCGCATCTCCATGGTGTGCCTAATTTAATCTTGGGCTGAGGTGTTTGACCGACAGCGAGCTACCAAGCGTTCCAGACGTTCCAGCACTGTCGCCTCCAGTTTCAGCTTCATGGCTTGCGCGGTTTCTCGAATTTGCTCAGGCCGCTTGGCACCACAGAGTGCAACATCGACCGCCGGTTGCGCGAGAGTCCAAGCGATCACCAATTGTGCAACCGTGCAACCCAGTTGCCCGGCAATCTCTCTCAATTCATCAATGAGGTCGTGCGCCCTCTGCCAAGCCGTCCCTTGGTAAATCGGATACGTCAAACGCCGATCGGCTGGATCGAAGACATGTTCTCGCGTCATTTTCCCAGCTAGCAATCCCTTCATCAGTACCCAGTAGGCAGCCACCGCAATTCCCTCGAGCTGCAGGTAGCTTTCTAGTGGCCGCAACGATTCGGGTTGCAACATATTGAAAGGCATTTGAGCCATGATCACGGGACATTCGCGATGAAAGACCTGCAACTGCTCCAGCGTCACGTTGCACACACCTGCGTAGCGGGCGGTTCCACGGCGGACCAATTCAGCCACCGCTCCAGCCGACTCGGCCAAGGGAACCTGTGGATCTGGCTGATGCAGGTACAGCAGATCGAGTTGCTCGATACCCAAGCGGCGCAACAGCTCCTCAGCATGGCGGACCAGCGTTTGTGGCCGACCGTCGACGATTCTTTCATGGGACGGAGCGTAGTACATGCCAACTTTATTGGCGATAACGACAGGGTGGCTCCAACTCTTCAGGACGCGGGCAAGCACCGCATCGGCTTCCCCCGTATACCCGTACGAGTAGGCAGAATCGAAGAAATTAATTCCCGATTCGAGCGCCGCTCGGACCGTCTGCTCACTAGCCGGAGTCGTAACTCCGAGAGAGGAAACTCCTGAGATGGGCCAACATCCAAATCCGATTGGACTGACACGCAAGTCGGAATTACCGATCGGCACGAGCTGTAGTGGTTCATCCTGCATTCTAAATCCTCTTAAACCACGTTGTATCCGCGGGCCTCTAATTCACGCTTCAAAGTCGCCTTGGCACGGTCCTCTCCGTGCACGAGGCGAATCGCCTTGGGGGCTTCGGCCATTCCCTCCACGAAGCGAATTAGGTCGGATTGATCAGCGTGGGCCGAATATCCACTCAGCTGATGCACTTTGGCTGCAATGTCGAAACGCTGTCCATCGAGACGCACCCAGTCGGAATCTTGAATGTACCTGCCCGGGGTTCCCGCCGCTTGGTACCCTGCAAAGATCACATCGGTGGTAGGGTCCCCCAAAAAAGCTTTGAGGTAGTTGACGACTCTTCCCCCAGTACACATTCCACTGGCTGCGATCACGATGGCTGGCAATTTCGAATTCTTCAGGTATTCGACGGTATCGCGATGCTCTGGGTGATTGTCAATCTGCACTAAGTTTTCAAAGACCAGGGGTTGGGAGTCGTACTCGAGTATCTGCTTTGCTTCATCACCCCAGTAATTCCGTAGACTGTCGTAGATTTCAGTGAACCGCTGCGCGAGCGGGGAATCGATGATCACGTCCACGGCGTGGAGCATTGAACAGCCGGTCGTATCTGAAAGACGTTCAAAGATGAGATTCATCTCATACAGGAGTTCTTGCGTCCGACCAACGCTGAATGCCGGGATGATCGTCACTCCCTTATTTTCCAGTGTATGGCAAAGCACGTTTTCCAGCTGCTGAACTCGCTCCTCGCGTCCCACATGATTACGGTCCCCGTAGGTGCTTTCCAGCACCAAGTAATCCGCCCGTTCTGGGCTCACCGGTTCCTTAAGGATCGGCTGATGACGACTCCCTAAATCTCCACTGAATACAAATCGTTCGCCCTCATAATCCAACTCTACGATGGCCGAACCCAGCACATGCCCAGCAGGGGTCAAACGCATCTCGATTCCCCCATCTAACTTCTGCCATCTCGCAAAGGGCAGGGGACGAATGTATTTGCGCAGGTCATGGAGAAAGCGTTCGATCAGACGCTTGTTGCGAGTAATCCCCACCCGCATGGCATCCTCCATCATCAACGGCAGTAATTTGGCCGTCGGAGGACTGCAATAAATCGGTCCATTGAAACCTGCAGCAATCAAATAGGGTATGCGTCCCACATGATCGAGGTGCACGTGCGTCACGATCAACCCCTGAATGCCGTCGAGCGGAAAATCGATTTGCTCTTCGTCCCGTCCCTTCGCATCGGATCCCTGAAAGAGTCCGCAATCGATCAACAGCGAACGCTTTTCATTAATCACCAGTTGATGACAGGACCCGGTGACGCCATTCAGAGCGCCATGATGAATTACGTGCATTAAATTTCCAAGTCTGGGAAGCATCGCTAAGCCGCCCAAGAACGAGAGTCGCTAAAAAGATACGGACCCCCAATGTATCTCGTGATACCAAGCAGCATCAGCCTCTCTATCGTACCCCAGAACTCGTTCAGAAATAAGCTATCGCAGCAGTGGCCGGCAGCAACGCACAAATAAAAACTCATTGTCCCAACTTGGCACAATCTGAATCGCCCCGATTCCCTGGGCATCTGCCGGAGTCAGTTCCCGCAGTTGCAATTGCCACTGATCTGGTGTCCTACCAGCCGATGGAATTACGTAGAGTTGCGTCTGTTCTCGATAGGCCGCTGGCGACGTAATCCACAAACTCTGCTCATCGAGACAGGCGACGGCCACCGGAAATTGCTCTTGGATGTTGGCCAAGATGCGCGGAAGAGTTCTTCCATGGGTTACGACGGAGACACTCGCTTGAGGACCTACACCTACGCTGCCAACATTAGCCCAATCAATCCAGCATGCAATCTCGAGCTCCGCGCACACGCGCGTCAACACCTGTCCCACCGGCCTAGTCTGCGGGGTAACCACCGTGCTCGTTGCTGACAGCTTGGGAAGTGATGCGGGATTGACGAAATGGGTGACGATTTGATCGCGATGGTTGAATTCAGGCACCGCCGTAGGCAAGCCTCGGACCGAGCGCCAGGTTTCCAACCACTGCACGACGGCAAACCACTGCTCGAGGGATACCTGCTGGGAATCGAAGGAGAGCTCGTTGTTTTGGATCGACCACGCCTCCCCTGCAACAGGGAAGAGGACGCCAAGCGTTTCGATCAACCAAGGGTGTTGCGACTCGGCGACTAAATCACCAATTGGCAGCTTCGGTGGAAGCAACTCGGCCATCGCTTCTGGCGGAGCCTGCAGCTCCAAATAGCGATTCTCTCGCGAGTGCGGAACGGTACCAATTCGCTGAGCCAGCGTTTCAGCCACCTGACGAATCGTGGCCTGTTTTTGCGGTGGTACCGTCACCGACTGATTGCGGTCGATATTGCTCGCCGCCAGTGAAGCGAGATCGATCACCGTAGGAACACCACTGATCTGCGTCCAGAGGTTGACGATTTGCCAGAGTTGAGGCTTTTTCGTTGCCCGCGGATCTCCCAAAATCACTCCCGGCAAGAGCGTTTGGGAGTGAGCCTGATAGTCAATCGGTGGAATCGGTTCATAGGTGAGTTCAGGCTTGAGTCCTAAATCCTCGGCAGTGACCGGCGGAGCGGAGGGTACCACGCCCTCATCGGGCAAAGTCGGTTGGATGGAGAAATCGAGAAACGGCGCAAAATCCCTCAACTGCTTTGGCAGCGATTCGGTGCTGCTAGCGTCGTTTTCCGAGTTCGCACCGTCGGTAGCTTCAGCAGGAAGTGCGTTGGCTGGCATGTCGCTATCCGGCGTGTCACTGCTAGGCAACTCGGTTGTCTGCGCAGGGGGCACGTCCGTCGAGGCTTCCGCCGACTGCTCGGGAGGGACGCCCACTACTGCTCCATCGCTCTCGGCAGCGCTAACTTGGTCCCCCCTACCAGGAGCTTCCGGAACGTCACTCTCATCGACGGAGTCGGCTGAATCTGGCGGGGTTGAGTCTGCTGAGGGCGAGTCGACGTCGAGACCGGATGGCGCCGTCGGATTTCCCCCATCGACCGGCGCTGACAAATCCGCTGCCGGAGGCTTGCTTCCACCAGCAACAGCATCCCCTCCGCTCGGCTTGGTGTACCAATTCAAAAACGCGAAGAATCCGATAGCCGCTAGAAGGATTCCCCCTACTCCAAGAAATCCGATCATCAAATAGAGCCGGCTCTTAGCAGATTGCGGGCTAGTCCACTCCTCAGTCGGCACCAGCGCCTCCTTCGACTCCCATGCCGAATCTCGCCCTGCCTCGCCGTGCACCGGAGGTGCATCGCTTCCGGCTCCTGATCGTAGAGAACCTGTCGCGTCCTTCGTCAAGTCCGACGGCCCCGCCGGCAACTCGGCATCCTCCAGAGCCGCCAAGCGATACTCGTCGTCTACGCCGCGAGTCATCTCCCCAGAATCAACCACGCGATCAGGCAACGTCTCCTTGGTCATCGCCATCGAATCGACCTGGTGACCAGGCTGGTCCGATTGGTCAATCGCATCGGGCGCAACGATCATCAACATGGACTGACACTTGGGGCAGTTCACCACTTGTCCGACCATACTCGCACTGCGAACCCGAATTCGGCTTTGGCAAGTCGTGCATTGAATAGTAAACGGTTCCACAGACAGTGGTTCCCAAGAGAGGGGGTAGTTTCTCAAGCTGCCTTCGCAGCTTCCGTAGACCTAAAGCTTAACCGGCTCTGGTCAATTCTACTCTAATCTAAGACCACATCGCTGGACCACCGCCCGCCCTGCTGCTGGCCTGAACCGATTGCAACGATCGCATGGATTTTGATGCAGTCCCCCCAGGCCCCAACGCGAGCTTCCGGAAAGGCCCGCAACGGGTCCCCAGAGCGACGTGTCCCGTGCCAATATTTTCCCCGGCTTGCCGCTTTCCCAGTGTATCGCCAAAATACAGCCATTCGTTCTGCTCAACGACGAACCACCTACTACTGAACGCTGTTTTAGAGAGAAGTTTTAAACAAGATGCTTGCTAAAGAAATGAAATCGGGTGTGGTGGTCGTCGAAAAGGACGTACCAATTATCATCGAATCGGTAACCGTCCAATCTCCGAGCGCGCGTGGCGCAGCGACGCTGTACAAGTTCCGAGCAAGGAATCTCATTACCAAGCAAAAGGTCGACCTAACCCTCAAGGGCACCGACAACTTGCCGGAAGCAGACTTCCGCAAACGCGTGGTCAAACTGATGTACAAGGATCAGGAAGCGTTGCACCTGATGGATGATGAAGACTACAACCAGTACTCGATCAGCTTGGAGGATGCCGCTGAGCAGGTGCCTTACATGACCGAGTCGCTCGAGGGAACCTACGCCCTGATTTACCAGGACGAATGCGTCGGCCTGCAACTCCCCACGACGGTCGAGCTGACGATTGCTCAATGCGACCCAGCCATTCGCGGCAACTCCGCCACCGCCCGCACGAAATCAGCCTTGCTGGAAACGGGGCTGTCGGTCCACGTGCCCGAATACATCAAGGAGGGCGAGAAGATCAAAGTCGACACGCGCACTGGGGACTTTATTTCCCGCGCCTAATCCCCTGTGTCATAGGCGGCCTGTTGATCTTGCAACCACCGCCTAACGGCTTGTCGATCTAATCGCGATTTTAGTTTTACTGAGTAGGCAATTTCGCGAATTGGCCTGTAGCGACAATCACTTGTCCTTGCTCACGCTGCGGATTGCGATTTCGACAAACCGGTAAGCAAGCAACGCCGGATCAGTTGCGGAACAGAGCGCTCGGGGGGCTGCTGCATTCTCAACCAAACGGACGAAGCTCTTCAGTCAACCAGCCGTCAGCGATTGGTTGCTTGAAGAGCGATTCTATTTTATCGCGCAGGCAGTGTGCCTGATTGCCCTACTTCGGCCACGACCTGCACTTGCTCACCCGACGGTGGATTTGAGCGCGTTTTTGAGTTTACCGTGCCGGTAGCGTCCCAATCCCCATGCCGCGCTATCACTTGTCCTTGCTCACGCTGCGGGTTGCGATTCCAACACGTCGTCACGCGACTGGTTCGGTCTCACCGAACTGTCGGAATTCGCATGCTTCGCGAGTTGTTCACCGTCTAGCGTTCGCTCCACACGGCCAGTTCATTTCCATGGGGATCGGCAAACTGAAATCGGCGTCCTCCTGGAAATGCAAAAATTTCCTGGACGATCTTCGCACCGGCGGAGACCACTCGGCGATACGTCGCTTCTAAGTCAGCCGCGTAGAACACGACGAGCACCGCTCCGGCAGCCGGCGATGACTGGAGTGGCGAGCGATAGAAGCCACCGTCCATCTTCCCGTCGGTGAACGCCAGATAGTCAGAGCCGTAAGGGGTAAACTTCCACTCAAATGCCTGCTCGTAGAAAGCCTGCACTGCAACAAAGTCTTCCGCTGGAAATTCGAGGTAGTCTATTTTCAGATTTGTGGGCATGCAAGGATTCCCTAGAAGTTGTGGATGTTTCCTGCAATTTAACGCGTCCTGTAGCGGCGGCAAGACCACACGTTTCCCAGGAGCTGACGGTAAATCCTCGACGTCCTTTTACCTGTCAGCCCTTTTTACCCGCCAGCCAATGATCTGAGACATTGGAAGATCTTTTGGATCGGGAGAGCAGCGATCCCCAAGCCTCGACAGCAGCCTAAACGTTGCAAGCTTGAGCAGAAACATCCTCATTTGGCATCAACGCACGCGTAGAAGAGCAACCGACGATGATTTCGTGGTGCAGCCAGATGACACTTGCCCGATGGTCCATGGTGGCAGTCTCCGCGTGCACAGGCTCCGCCTGCAGAGCTGCCGCGTGCTCGCACTGCAAACGAAAATAGCCTAGAAGAATGAACTTCTAGGCTATTTCGATACTTAGATTCTTACAGCTTTGGACGTCTGATGCTTAAGCAGCAGGGTCAGCTGTAGGAGCAGCTGGTGCTGCAGGAGCAGCAGGTGCTGGAGGAGCAGCAGCAGGAGCTGCGCTCTCGATGATGACACCGCTGTCAAGCGTTGTGCTACAGCTTGGGCAACCTGGAACGTAACCACCACTGATTACCGAACCACCACAGCTGCTGCATCCGCTAACAGGAGCGGCGCAACCGCCACAGCTAGGAGCAGCTTCGCAGCAGTTGCTACGGCGACCCAACAGGCGGCGACGTGGTTGACCACAAGGATCAGCTTCGCAGCAAGTAGGGGCAGCTTCGCAGCAGGAAGGAGCAGGAGCAGGACAGCAAGCTACAGGAGCAGGTGCACAGCAGCTAGGTGCTGGCTCGCAGCATGCAACTGGTGCTGGCTCGCAGCATGCAACTGGAGCTGGCTCGCAGCAAGGAGCAGGCTCACCGCAGCACTTCGAAGCGCGACGTGAAGCAAGCTTGGCTAGCAAACCACCGCTGCAACGCTCACGCGTTGGACGGCAGGTGTCGCGACGGACTTCTGGTCCACAGCAACGATTCGAACCCAAACCAGAAAACAAACCACCGCAGCTGCTACGGCCACTGCAGCTACCAAAACCAGCATAAGCTTCGGTGGACGATACGCTCGCGGTCAAAAGCATGGCCAAGCCAGCGATGCCCGCAACTAAAACTCGATTCATCGGATACCTCCAATAGGTTACCAACACGCGTTGAATGGCCCAACCGTTGGACCAAAGTGGCGGGACATCCGCCTCCAATTGCACGTAATAGGTTGAATTTCTTACTTACACTACCTAAACGACTTGTCAGCTACGCCGAAGATTAACGGTCAAGCGGTTTAGGCAATCTAAGAAGACTGGCAGATAGATTATCGCTGGCGTGCAGAGTGTCAACAGGCCCAGCTTCGGAAACCCGCGGATACTTGCCGGAACCCCCTTTTTATGTGAACTTTCTCACACTTCTACGACCGTAGCTTCCCCAATCCTACGCAGGCCGGACCGGCCAGGCAAAATCAACGTAAATCCAATGCTAGCAAATGCTTGGAGTCGGCTTGGTGGAATCCCGGCAGCCCCCTAATCATGCGGTCTAGGGAGGGTCGCCCACCCTTCCTTCCAGACGCACCTCACAGTCGGAAAAATCACCACGAAACTACGCTTTTTATCAAGTCAGCTTGATCGGCAAGATTTTCCTAGTCTGAATTGCTAGCAATAGCCGAATTAAAGTGTGTAAGCATGCTGGCCGCAGCTCGACGCAACGCCAAAGTTGGTCGGAACGTGGGCGGCACCGCATGCTTCACTAGCAT
Coding sequences within it:
- a CDS encoding TlpA family protein disulfide reductase, whose amino-acid sequence is MKHSLEAAAPISPELRTRFLAWTIAIASSLTATGAVNLRPSAAWGQDESGKAVQKEANTKTESEDKNTSTLTRAEFNELRQAGKLAELGERIDASLQQSPGDTNLLSMNLSYSMSIANANPQQAVERFSNLIDSILERDELGIVTATYLVNAANYFVAIPSDLTAEEKDAKLQQVLSKLMASPKDVSSQVQALITARSRFLIREGKASEAKDALDVLLAQAREKLSDDTEASLKNYISISSVYASTLGEDFPEEAQAAMLAASSNLAERLAQPTATVADIEMLYQLTSPRIASASYTQPKVADQLLKQVEGAIESFPDPSEADTKQLQSIAKKVNSLRSRVDGALKRDALIGIDAPDFEAEAFVGTDPFSLADVRGKVVLIDFWAVWCGPCIATFPHLIEWQSEFGDQGLVIVGATRQYNYEWDDEAGKAVRSKKEVDLEDEVAMLEKFREHHHLTHGFIVTPANGSFSASYAVSGIPQAVLIDKQGKVQMIRVGSGEANARALHEKIQELLAE
- a CDS encoding Glu/Leu/Phe/Val family dehydrogenase translates to MKASQATEFYFQQAAEQLGLTDSMRKLLLTPKREVIVQVAFETDTGEVQTHLGYRVQHNNSRGPMKGGLRYHPEVDIDEVRSLASLMTWKTAVVNIPYGGAKGGISVDPKSLSRKEIERMTRAFVDGIHDIIGPDTDIPAPDMGTSFEEMSWIRNQWEKYHGFNPAVITGKPVEEYGAKGREEATGRGVGILTLKSLKRMGMRAESCRTAIQGFGNVGSHAAKFLHEATLPIVAVSDISGCYYNPDGLDIPAVLRHLLDRGSLNGYRAAELLPADDLLTLDVDVLIPAALGGVIHEGNVDKIKAKLIIEAANGPTLPSADAALREAGVTVLPDILVNAGGVTVSYFEWVQNRQHYRWSLDRVRQELDRTLSDAFEQVWQESVAREIDLRTAAFVLAIARVKRATELAGLTS
- a CDS encoding aldo/keto reductase, translating into MQDEPLQLVPIGNSDLRVSPIGFGCWPISGVSSLGVTTPASEQTVRAALESGINFFDSAYSYGYTGEADAVLARVLKSWSHPVVIANKVGMYYAPSHERIVDGRPQTLVRHAEELLRRLGIEQLDLLYLHQPDPQVPLAESAGAVAELVRRGTARYAGVCNVTLEQLQVFHRECPVIMAQMPFNMLQPESLRPLESYLQLEGIAVAAYWVLMKGLLAGKMTREHVFDPADRRLTYPIYQGTAWQRAHDLIDELREIAGQLGCTVAQLVIAWTLAQPAVDVALCGAKRPEQIRETAQAMKLKLEATVLERLERLVARCRSNTSAQD
- a CDS encoding MBL fold metallo-hydrolase, producing the protein MHVIHHGALNGVTGSCHQLVINEKRSLLIDCGLFQGSDAKGRDEEQIDFPLDGIQGLIVTHVHLDHVGRIPYLIAAGFNGPIYCSPPTAKLLPLMMEDAMRVGITRNKRLIERFLHDLRKYIRPLPFARWQKLDGGIEMRLTPAGHVLGSAIVELDYEGERFVFSGDLGSRHQPILKEPVSPERADYLVLESTYGDRNHVGREERVQQLENVLCHTLENKGVTIIPAFSVGRTQELLYEMNLIFERLSDTTGCSMLHAVDVIIDSPLAQRFTEIYDSLRNYWGDEAKQILEYDSQPLVFENLVQIDNHPEHRDTVEYLKNSKLPAIVIAASGMCTGGRVVNYLKAFLGDPTTDVIFAGYQAAGTPGRYIQDSDWVRLDGQRFDIAAKVHQLSGYSAHADQSDLIRFVEGMAEAPKAIRLVHGEDRAKATLKRELEARGYNVV
- a CDS encoding translation elongation factor EF-P, whose protein sequence is MLAKEMKSGVVVVEKDVPIIIESVTVQSPSARGAATLYKFRARNLITKQKVDLTLKGTDNLPEADFRKRVVKLMYKDQEALHLMDDEDYNQYSISLEDAAEQVPYMTESLEGTYALIYQDECVGLQLPTTVELTIAQCDPAIRGNSATARTKSALLETGLSVHVPEYIKEGEKIKVDTRTGDFISRA
- a CDS encoding VOC family protein; this encodes MPTNLKIDYLEFPAEDFVAVQAFYEQAFEWKFTPYGSDYLAFTDGKMDGGFYRSPLQSSPAAGAVLVVFYAADLEATYRRVVSAGAKIVQEIFAFPGGRRFQFADPHGNELAVWSER